In Dama dama isolate Ldn47 chromosome 9, ASM3311817v1, whole genome shotgun sequence, the following proteins share a genomic window:
- the PDLIM7 gene encoding PDZ and LIM domain protein 7 isoform X3 — protein sequence MDSFKVVLEGPAPWGFRLQGGKDFNVPLSISRLTPGGKAAQAGVAVGDWVLSIDGENAGGLTHIEAQNKIRACGERLSLSLSRAQPAQSKQQKVQTPDKQPLRPLVPDASKQRLMEDTEDWRPRPGTGQSRSFRILAHLTGTEFMQDPDEEHLKKSRHLSWGQQDQAWGVGPCQEPRPCRALNDRSYSQVPRMEAPTPASATPQEPWPGPTTPSPTSRPPWAVDPAFAERYAPDKTSTVLTRHTQPATPTPMQNRTSIVQAAAGGGHGGGGGGDGKTPVCHQCHRVIRGRYLVALGHAYHPEEFVCSQCGKVLEEGGFFEEKGAIFCPPCYDVRYAPSCAKCKKKITGEIMHALKMTWHVHCFTCAACKTPIRNRAFYMEEGAPYCERDYEKMFGTKCRGCDFKIDAGDRFLEALGFSWHDTCFVCAICQINLEGKTFYSKKDKPLCKSHAFSHV from the exons ATGGATTCCTTCAAGGTGGTGCTGGAGGGGCCAGCACCTTGGGGCTTCCGGCTACAGGGGGGCAAGGACTTCAATGTACCTCTCTCCATCTCCCGG CTCACCCCTGGGGGTAAAGCTGCACAGGCCGGCGTGGCCGTGGGTGACTGGGTGCTGAGTATTGATGGCGAGAACGCGGGGGGCCTCACACACATCGAAGCCCAGAACAAGATCCGTGCCTGCGGGGAGCGCCTTAGCCTCAGCCTCAGCAG GGCTCAGCCGGCTCAGAGCAAACAGCAGAAG GTGCAGACCCCTGACAA ACAGCCGCTCCGACCGCTGGTCCCAGATGCCAGCAAGCAGCGGCTGATGGAGGACACAGAGGACTGGCGGCCGAGGCCTGGGACAGGCCAGTCCCGTTCCTTCCGCATCCTCGCCCACCTCACGGGCACCGAGTTCA TGCAAGACCCGGATGAGGAGCACCTGAAGAAATCAAG GCATCTCTCATGGGGCCAGCAGGACCAAGCTTGGGGGGTGGGGCCATGCCAGGAGCCTCGGCCGTGCAGGGCCTTGAATGACAGATCTTACAGCCAGGTGCCCAGGATGGAAGCCCCAACCCCAGCCTCAGCTACACCCCAGGAACCCTGGCCTG GCCCTACCACCCCCAGTCCCACGAGCCGCCCACCCTGGGCTGTGGACCCTGCATTTGCTGAGCGCTATGCCCCGGACAAGACCAGCACGGTGCTGACCCGACACACGCAGCCAGCCACACCCACGCCTATGCAGAACCGCACCTCCATCGTGCAGGCCGCTGCTGGAGGGGGCCATGGCGGGGGCGGTGGCGGCGACGGCAAGACTCCTGTGTGCCACCAGTGCCACAGGGTCATCCG GGGCCGCTACCTGGTGGCACTGGGCCACGCATACCACCCTGAGGAGTTTGTGTGCAGCCAGTGTGGGAAGGTTCTGGAAGAGGGTGGCTTCTTCGAGGAGAAGGGGGCCATCTTCTGCCCACCCTGCTACGATGTACGCTATGCACCCAGTTGTGCCAAGTGCAAGAAGAAGATCACCGGC GAAATCATGCACGCCCTGAAGATGACCTGGCACGTGCATTGCTTCACCTGTGCAGCCTGCAAGACACCCATTCGGAACAGGGCCTTCTATATGGAGGAAGGGGCTCCCTACTGCGAGCGAG aCTATGAGAAGATGTTTGGCACAAAATGCCGAGGCTGTGACTTCAAGATTGATGCTGGGGACCGCTTCCTGGAGGCGCTGGGCTTCAGCTGGCATGATACGTGCTTCGTGTGCGCA ATATGTCAGATCAACCTGGAAGGAAAGACTTTCTACTCCAAGAAGGACAAGCCCCTTTGCAAGAGCCACGCCTTCTCCCATGTGTGA
- the PDLIM7 gene encoding PDZ and LIM domain protein 7 isoform X4: protein MDSFKVVLEGPAPWGFRLQGGKDFNVPLSISRLTPGGKAAQAGVAVGDWVLSIDGENAGGLTHIEAQNKIRACGERLSLSLSRAQPAQSKQQKVQTPDKQPLRPLVPDASKQRLMEDTEDWRPRPGTGQSRSFRILAHLTGTEFMQDPDEEHLKKSSQVPRMEAPTPASATPQEPWPGPTTPSPTSRPPWAVDPAFAERYAPDKTSTVLTRHTQPATPTPMQNRTSIVQAAAGGGHGGGGGGDGKTPVCHQCHRVIRGRYLVALGHAYHPEEFVCSQCGKVLEEGGFFEEKGAIFCPPCYDVRYAPSCAKCKKKITGEIMHALKMTWHVHCFTCAACKTPIRNRAFYMEEGAPYCERDYEKMFGTKCRGCDFKIDAGDRFLEALGFSWHDTCFVCAICQINLEGKTFYSKKDKPLCKSHAFSHV, encoded by the exons ATGGATTCCTTCAAGGTGGTGCTGGAGGGGCCAGCACCTTGGGGCTTCCGGCTACAGGGGGGCAAGGACTTCAATGTACCTCTCTCCATCTCCCGG CTCACCCCTGGGGGTAAAGCTGCACAGGCCGGCGTGGCCGTGGGTGACTGGGTGCTGAGTATTGATGGCGAGAACGCGGGGGGCCTCACACACATCGAAGCCCAGAACAAGATCCGTGCCTGCGGGGAGCGCCTTAGCCTCAGCCTCAGCAG GGCTCAGCCGGCTCAGAGCAAACAGCAGAAG GTGCAGACCCCTGACAA ACAGCCGCTCCGACCGCTGGTCCCAGATGCCAGCAAGCAGCGGCTGATGGAGGACACAGAGGACTGGCGGCCGAGGCCTGGGACAGGCCAGTCCCGTTCCTTCCGCATCCTCGCCCACCTCACGGGCACCGAGTTCA TGCAAGACCCGGATGAGGAGCACCTGAAGAAATCAAG CCAGGTGCCCAGGATGGAAGCCCCAACCCCAGCCTCAGCTACACCCCAGGAACCCTGGCCTG GCCCTACCACCCCCAGTCCCACGAGCCGCCCACCCTGGGCTGTGGACCCTGCATTTGCTGAGCGCTATGCCCCGGACAAGACCAGCACGGTGCTGACCCGACACACGCAGCCAGCCACACCCACGCCTATGCAGAACCGCACCTCCATCGTGCAGGCCGCTGCTGGAGGGGGCCATGGCGGGGGCGGTGGCGGCGACGGCAAGACTCCTGTGTGCCACCAGTGCCACAGGGTCATCCG GGGCCGCTACCTGGTGGCACTGGGCCACGCATACCACCCTGAGGAGTTTGTGTGCAGCCAGTGTGGGAAGGTTCTGGAAGAGGGTGGCTTCTTCGAGGAGAAGGGGGCCATCTTCTGCCCACCCTGCTACGATGTACGCTATGCACCCAGTTGTGCCAAGTGCAAGAAGAAGATCACCGGC GAAATCATGCACGCCCTGAAGATGACCTGGCACGTGCATTGCTTCACCTGTGCAGCCTGCAAGACACCCATTCGGAACAGGGCCTTCTATATGGAGGAAGGGGCTCCCTACTGCGAGCGAG aCTATGAGAAGATGTTTGGCACAAAATGCCGAGGCTGTGACTTCAAGATTGATGCTGGGGACCGCTTCCTGGAGGCGCTGGGCTTCAGCTGGCATGATACGTGCTTCGTGTGCGCA ATATGTCAGATCAACCTGGAAGGAAAGACTTTCTACTCCAAGAAGGACAAGCCCCTTTGCAAGAGCCACGCCTTCTCCCATGTGTGA
- the PDLIM7 gene encoding PDZ and LIM domain protein 7 isoform X2 has product MDSFKVVLEGPAPWGFRLQGGKDFNVPLSISRLTPGGKAAQAGVAVGDWVLSIDGENAGGLTHIEAQNKIRACGERLSLSLSRAQPAQSKQQKALAPAADPPRYTFAPSASLNKTARPFGANPSADSTPQQNGQPLRPLVPDASKQRLMEDTEDWRPRPGTGQSRSFRILAHLTGTEFMQDPDEEHLKKSSQVPRMEAPTPASATPQEPWPGPTTPSPTSRPPWAVDPAFAERYAPDKTSTVLTRHTQPATPTPMQNRTSIVQAAAGGGHGGGGGGDGKTPVCHQCHRVIRGRYLVALGHAYHPEEFVCSQCGKVLEEGGFFEEKGAIFCPPCYDVRYAPSCAKCKKKITGEIMHALKMTWHVHCFTCAACKTPIRNRAFYMEEGAPYCERDYEKMFGTKCRGCDFKIDAGDRFLEALGFSWHDTCFVCAICQINLEGKTFYSKKDKPLCKSHAFSHV; this is encoded by the exons ATGGATTCCTTCAAGGTGGTGCTGGAGGGGCCAGCACCTTGGGGCTTCCGGCTACAGGGGGGCAAGGACTTCAATGTACCTCTCTCCATCTCCCGG CTCACCCCTGGGGGTAAAGCTGCACAGGCCGGCGTGGCCGTGGGTGACTGGGTGCTGAGTATTGATGGCGAGAACGCGGGGGGCCTCACACACATCGAAGCCCAGAACAAGATCCGTGCCTGCGGGGAGCGCCTTAGCCTCAGCCTCAGCAG GGCTCAGCCGGCTCAGAGCAAACAGCAGAAG GCCCTGGCCCCCGCCGCGGACCCCCCGCGGTACACCTTTGCACCCAGCGCCTCCCTCAACAAGACGGCCCGGCCTTTCGGGGCGAACCCGTCCGCAGACAGCACCCCGCAGCAGAATGG ACAGCCGCTCCGACCGCTGGTCCCAGATGCCAGCAAGCAGCGGCTGATGGAGGACACAGAGGACTGGCGGCCGAGGCCTGGGACAGGCCAGTCCCGTTCCTTCCGCATCCTCGCCCACCTCACGGGCACCGAGTTCA TGCAAGACCCGGATGAGGAGCACCTGAAGAAATCAAG CCAGGTGCCCAGGATGGAAGCCCCAACCCCAGCCTCAGCTACACCCCAGGAACCCTGGCCTG GCCCTACCACCCCCAGTCCCACGAGCCGCCCACCCTGGGCTGTGGACCCTGCATTTGCTGAGCGCTATGCCCCGGACAAGACCAGCACGGTGCTGACCCGACACACGCAGCCAGCCACACCCACGCCTATGCAGAACCGCACCTCCATCGTGCAGGCCGCTGCTGGAGGGGGCCATGGCGGGGGCGGTGGCGGCGACGGCAAGACTCCTGTGTGCCACCAGTGCCACAGGGTCATCCG GGGCCGCTACCTGGTGGCACTGGGCCACGCATACCACCCTGAGGAGTTTGTGTGCAGCCAGTGTGGGAAGGTTCTGGAAGAGGGTGGCTTCTTCGAGGAGAAGGGGGCCATCTTCTGCCCACCCTGCTACGATGTACGCTATGCACCCAGTTGTGCCAAGTGCAAGAAGAAGATCACCGGC GAAATCATGCACGCCCTGAAGATGACCTGGCACGTGCATTGCTTCACCTGTGCAGCCTGCAAGACACCCATTCGGAACAGGGCCTTCTATATGGAGGAAGGGGCTCCCTACTGCGAGCGAG aCTATGAGAAGATGTTTGGCACAAAATGCCGAGGCTGTGACTTCAAGATTGATGCTGGGGACCGCTTCCTGGAGGCGCTGGGCTTCAGCTGGCATGATACGTGCTTCGTGTGCGCA ATATGTCAGATCAACCTGGAAGGAAAGACTTTCTACTCCAAGAAGGACAAGCCCCTTTGCAAGAGCCACGCCTTCTCCCATGTGTGA
- the PDLIM7 gene encoding PDZ and LIM domain protein 7 isoform X1 produces MDSFKVVLEGPAPWGFRLQGGKDFNVPLSISRLTPGGKAAQAGVAVGDWVLSIDGENAGGLTHIEAQNKIRACGERLSLSLSRAQPAQSKQQKALAPAADPPRYTFAPSASLNKTARPFGANPSADSTPQQNGQPLRPLVPDASKQRLMEDTEDWRPRPGTGQSRSFRILAHLTGTEFMQDPDEEHLKKSRHLSWGQQDQAWGVGPCQEPRPCRALNDRSYSQVPRMEAPTPASATPQEPWPGPTTPSPTSRPPWAVDPAFAERYAPDKTSTVLTRHTQPATPTPMQNRTSIVQAAAGGGHGGGGGGDGKTPVCHQCHRVIRGRYLVALGHAYHPEEFVCSQCGKVLEEGGFFEEKGAIFCPPCYDVRYAPSCAKCKKKITGEIMHALKMTWHVHCFTCAACKTPIRNRAFYMEEGAPYCERDYEKMFGTKCRGCDFKIDAGDRFLEALGFSWHDTCFVCAICQINLEGKTFYSKKDKPLCKSHAFSHV; encoded by the exons ATGGATTCCTTCAAGGTGGTGCTGGAGGGGCCAGCACCTTGGGGCTTCCGGCTACAGGGGGGCAAGGACTTCAATGTACCTCTCTCCATCTCCCGG CTCACCCCTGGGGGTAAAGCTGCACAGGCCGGCGTGGCCGTGGGTGACTGGGTGCTGAGTATTGATGGCGAGAACGCGGGGGGCCTCACACACATCGAAGCCCAGAACAAGATCCGTGCCTGCGGGGAGCGCCTTAGCCTCAGCCTCAGCAG GGCTCAGCCGGCTCAGAGCAAACAGCAGAAG GCCCTGGCCCCCGCCGCGGACCCCCCGCGGTACACCTTTGCACCCAGCGCCTCCCTCAACAAGACGGCCCGGCCTTTCGGGGCGAACCCGTCCGCAGACAGCACCCCGCAGCAGAATGG ACAGCCGCTCCGACCGCTGGTCCCAGATGCCAGCAAGCAGCGGCTGATGGAGGACACAGAGGACTGGCGGCCGAGGCCTGGGACAGGCCAGTCCCGTTCCTTCCGCATCCTCGCCCACCTCACGGGCACCGAGTTCA TGCAAGACCCGGATGAGGAGCACCTGAAGAAATCAAG GCATCTCTCATGGGGCCAGCAGGACCAAGCTTGGGGGGTGGGGCCATGCCAGGAGCCTCGGCCGTGCAGGGCCTTGAATGACAGATCTTACAGCCAGGTGCCCAGGATGGAAGCCCCAACCCCAGCCTCAGCTACACCCCAGGAACCCTGGCCTG GCCCTACCACCCCCAGTCCCACGAGCCGCCCACCCTGGGCTGTGGACCCTGCATTTGCTGAGCGCTATGCCCCGGACAAGACCAGCACGGTGCTGACCCGACACACGCAGCCAGCCACACCCACGCCTATGCAGAACCGCACCTCCATCGTGCAGGCCGCTGCTGGAGGGGGCCATGGCGGGGGCGGTGGCGGCGACGGCAAGACTCCTGTGTGCCACCAGTGCCACAGGGTCATCCG GGGCCGCTACCTGGTGGCACTGGGCCACGCATACCACCCTGAGGAGTTTGTGTGCAGCCAGTGTGGGAAGGTTCTGGAAGAGGGTGGCTTCTTCGAGGAGAAGGGGGCCATCTTCTGCCCACCCTGCTACGATGTACGCTATGCACCCAGTTGTGCCAAGTGCAAGAAGAAGATCACCGGC GAAATCATGCACGCCCTGAAGATGACCTGGCACGTGCATTGCTTCACCTGTGCAGCCTGCAAGACACCCATTCGGAACAGGGCCTTCTATATGGAGGAAGGGGCTCCCTACTGCGAGCGAG aCTATGAGAAGATGTTTGGCACAAAATGCCGAGGCTGTGACTTCAAGATTGATGCTGGGGACCGCTTCCTGGAGGCGCTGGGCTTCAGCTGGCATGATACGTGCTTCGTGTGCGCA ATATGTCAGATCAACCTGGAAGGAAAGACTTTCTACTCCAAGAAGGACAAGCCCCTTTGCAAGAGCCACGCCTTCTCCCATGTGTGA
- the PDLIM7 gene encoding PDZ and LIM domain protein 7 isoform X5, translating into MARTRGASHTSKPRTRSVPAGSALASASAGLSRLRANSRRQPLRPLVPDASKQRLMEDTEDWRPRPGTGQSRSFRILAHLTGTEFMQDPDEEHLKKSRHLSWGQQDQAWGVGPCQEPRPCRALNDRSYSQVPRMEAPTPASATPQEPWPGPTTPSPTSRPPWAVDPAFAERYAPDKTSTVLTRHTQPATPTPMQNRTSIVQAAAGGGHGGGGGGDGKTPVCHQCHRVIRGRYLVALGHAYHPEEFVCSQCGKVLEEGGFFEEKGAIFCPPCYDVRYAPSCAKCKKKITGEIMHALKMTWHVHCFTCAACKTPIRNRAFYMEEGAPYCERDYEKMFGTKCRGCDFKIDAGDRFLEALGFSWHDTCFVCAICQINLEGKTFYSKKDKPLCKSHAFSHV; encoded by the exons ATGGCGAGAACGCGGGGGGCCTCACACACATCGAAGCCCAGAACAAGATCCGTGCCTGCGGGGAGCGCCTTAGCCTCAGCCTCAGCAG GGCTCAGCCGGCTCAGAGCAAACAGCAGAAG ACAGCCGCTCCGACCGCTGGTCCCAGATGCCAGCAAGCAGCGGCTGATGGAGGACACAGAGGACTGGCGGCCGAGGCCTGGGACAGGCCAGTCCCGTTCCTTCCGCATCCTCGCCCACCTCACGGGCACCGAGTTCA TGCAAGACCCGGATGAGGAGCACCTGAAGAAATCAAG GCATCTCTCATGGGGCCAGCAGGACCAAGCTTGGGGGGTGGGGCCATGCCAGGAGCCTCGGCCGTGCAGGGCCTTGAATGACAGATCTTACAGCCAGGTGCCCAGGATGGAAGCCCCAACCCCAGCCTCAGCTACACCCCAGGAACCCTGGCCTG GCCCTACCACCCCCAGTCCCACGAGCCGCCCACCCTGGGCTGTGGACCCTGCATTTGCTGAGCGCTATGCCCCGGACAAGACCAGCACGGTGCTGACCCGACACACGCAGCCAGCCACACCCACGCCTATGCAGAACCGCACCTCCATCGTGCAGGCCGCTGCTGGAGGGGGCCATGGCGGGGGCGGTGGCGGCGACGGCAAGACTCCTGTGTGCCACCAGTGCCACAGGGTCATCCG GGGCCGCTACCTGGTGGCACTGGGCCACGCATACCACCCTGAGGAGTTTGTGTGCAGCCAGTGTGGGAAGGTTCTGGAAGAGGGTGGCTTCTTCGAGGAGAAGGGGGCCATCTTCTGCCCACCCTGCTACGATGTACGCTATGCACCCAGTTGTGCCAAGTGCAAGAAGAAGATCACCGGC GAAATCATGCACGCCCTGAAGATGACCTGGCACGTGCATTGCTTCACCTGTGCAGCCTGCAAGACACCCATTCGGAACAGGGCCTTCTATATGGAGGAAGGGGCTCCCTACTGCGAGCGAG aCTATGAGAAGATGTTTGGCACAAAATGCCGAGGCTGTGACTTCAAGATTGATGCTGGGGACCGCTTCCTGGAGGCGCTGGGCTTCAGCTGGCATGATACGTGCTTCGTGTGCGCA ATATGTCAGATCAACCTGGAAGGAAAGACTTTCTACTCCAAGAAGGACAAGCCCCTTTGCAAGAGCCACGCCTTCTCCCATGTGTGA
- the LOC133062263 gene encoding large ribosomal subunit protein uL22-like — translation MVHYSLDPENPTKSCKSRGSNLRVHFKNTRETAEAIKGMHIRKATKYLKDVTLKKQCVPFRRYNGGVGRCAQAKQWGWTQCRWPKKSAEFLLHMFKNAESNAELKGLDVDALVIEHIQVNKAPRMRRRTYRAHGRINPYMNCPCHIEMILTEKEQIVPKPEEEVAQKKKISQKKLKKTKTYGPGINAAENKCK, via the coding sequence ATGGTGCACTATTCACTcgacccagaaaaccccacaaaatcatgcaaatcaagaggttcaaatcttCGTGTTCACTTTAAGAATACTCGTGAAACTGCCGAGGCCATAAAGGGTATGCATATTCGAAAAGCCACCAAGTATCTGAaggatgtcactttaaagaagcaatgTGTGCCATTCCGTCGTTACAATGGTGGAGTTGGTAGGTGTGCACAGGCCAAACAGTGGGGCTGGACGCAGTGTCGGTGGCCcaaaaagagtgctgaatttttactacacatgttcaaaaatgcagagagtaatgCTGAGCTTAAGGGCTTAGATGTAGATGCTCTGGTCATTGAGCACATCCAAGTGAACAAAGCCCCCAGGATGCGGCGCAGGACTTACAGAGCTCACGGTCGGATCAACCCCTACATGAACTGTCCCTGCCACATCGAGatgatccttactgaaaaagaacagattgttcctaaaccagaagaggaggttgcacagaagaaaaagatatcccagaagaaactgaaaaagacaaaaacttatGGCCCGGGAATAAATGCcgcagaaaataaatgcaaataa
- the PDLIM7 gene encoding PDZ and LIM domain protein 7 isoform X6: MDSFKVVLEGPAPWGFRLQGGKDFNVPLSISRLTPGGKAAQAGVAVGDWVLSIDGENAGGLTHIEAQNKIRACGERLSLSLSRAQPAQSKQQKALAPAADPPRYTFAPSASLNKTARPFGANPSADSTPQQNGQPLRPLVPDASKQRLMEDTEDWRPRPGTGQSRSFRILAHLTGTEFMQDPDEEHLKKSREKYVLELQSPRYTRLRDWHHQRSAHVLNVQS; this comes from the exons ATGGATTCCTTCAAGGTGGTGCTGGAGGGGCCAGCACCTTGGGGCTTCCGGCTACAGGGGGGCAAGGACTTCAATGTACCTCTCTCCATCTCCCGG CTCACCCCTGGGGGTAAAGCTGCACAGGCCGGCGTGGCCGTGGGTGACTGGGTGCTGAGTATTGATGGCGAGAACGCGGGGGGCCTCACACACATCGAAGCCCAGAACAAGATCCGTGCCTGCGGGGAGCGCCTTAGCCTCAGCCTCAGCAG GGCTCAGCCGGCTCAGAGCAAACAGCAGAAG GCCCTGGCCCCCGCCGCGGACCCCCCGCGGTACACCTTTGCACCCAGCGCCTCCCTCAACAAGACGGCCCGGCCTTTCGGGGCGAACCCGTCCGCAGACAGCACCCCGCAGCAGAATGG ACAGCCGCTCCGACCGCTGGTCCCAGATGCCAGCAAGCAGCGGCTGATGGAGGACACAGAGGACTGGCGGCCGAGGCCTGGGACAGGCCAGTCCCGTTCCTTCCGCATCCTCGCCCACCTCACGGGCACCGAGTTCA TGCAAGACCCGGATGAGGAGCACCTGAAGAAATCAAG GGAAAAGTATGTCCTGGAGCTGCAGAGCCCACGCTACACCCGCCTCCGGGACTGGCATCACCAGCGCTCTGCCCATGTGCTCAACGTGCAGTCGTAG
- the DOK3 gene encoding docking protein 3 isoform X2, whose product MEPLETPVKDGILYQQHIKFGKKCWRKVWGLLYAGGPSGVARLESWEVRDGGLGPVGDRSAGPGRRGERRIIRLADCVSVLPADGESCPRDTGAFLLTTTERSHLLAAEHRQAWIGPICQLAFPGTGESSSVSGEVEARQRSLVPMEENSIYSSWQEVGEFPVVVQRTEAATRCQLKGPYLLRLGQDALQLSEPASPQALYTWPYCFLRKFGADKGVFSFEAGRRCDSGEGLFAFSSARARDLCGALAAAIARQRERLPGPRPCPLPRATSLPSLEPPGELQEGPPRPEAPGSRKMRTAEPGPQSLPPLLGPAVSEEPPALLYASVCKRASGPPSAAAEHLYENLFAPDAGCRELVHEGPGGGSPPASPIYHNSQDLGWPGAAHDSSLEAQYRRLLELELADNGDEAAGSGRPGAHSGFKAKLVTLLSRERKKGPAPCDRP is encoded by the exons AAGTGCTGGCGGAAGGTATGGGGTCTACTCTATGCAGGAGGCCCCTCGGGTGTGGCCCGGCTAGAGAGCTGGGAGGTCCGGGATGGTGGCCTGGGGCCAGTAGGTGACAGGTCGGCGGGGCCTGGCCGGCGGGGAGAACGGCGGATCATCCGCCTGGCTGACTGCGTGTCCGTGCTACCGGCTGATGGCGAGAGCTGCCCCCGGGACACTGGTGCCTTCCTGCTCACCACCACGGAGCGAAGCCACCTGCTGGCTGCAGAGCACCGCCAGGCATGGATAGGCCCCATCTGTCAGCTGGCCTTCCCG GGCACAGGGGAGAGTTCCTCGGTATCTGGGGAGGTGGAGGCtcggcagaggagcctagtcCCCATGGAGGAGAACTCCATCTACTCTTCCTGGCAGGAAG TGGGCGAGTTCCCGGTGGTGGTGCAGAGGACGGAGGCAGCCACCCGCTGCCAGCTGAAGGGGCCCTACCTCCTGCGGCTGGGACAGGACGCTCTCCAGCTGAGCGAACCGGCCAGCCCGCAGGCGCTCTACACCTGGCCCTACTGCTTCCTGCGAAAGTTCGGCGCCGACAAG GGCGTGTTCTCCTTTGAAGCCGGCCGCCGCTGCGACTCGGGCGAGGGCCTCTTCGCCTTCAGCAGCGCCCGCGCCCGCGACCTGTGCGGAGCCTTGGCCGCAGCCATCGCCCGCCAGCGGGAGCGGCTCCCGGGGCCCCGGCCCTGCCCTCTGCCGCGGGCCACCTCGCTGCCCTCGCTGGAGCCTCCAGGCGAGCTGCAGGAGGGGCCCCCGCGGCCCGAGGCGCCCGGCTCGCGGAAGATGCGCACGGCCGAGCCCGGGCCACAGAGTCTGCCGCCGCTGCTGGGCCCCGCGGTCTCCGAGGAGCCGCCGGCATTGCTCTACGCGTCCGTGTGCAAGCGGGCCAGCGGGCCCCCAAGCGCCGCCGCGGAACACCTGTACGAGAACTTGTTCGCGCCCGACGCCGGCTGCCGGGAGCTGGTGCACGAGGGCCCGGGCGGCGGCAGCCCCCCGGCCAGCCCCATCTACCACAACAGCCAGGACCTGGGCTGGCCCGGCGCGGCCCACGACAGCAGCCTGGAGGCCCAGTACCGGCGGTTGCTGGAGCTGGAGCTGGCGGATAACGGCGACGAGGCGGCGGGGTCTGGCCGCCCCGGCGCGCACTCAGGCTTCAAGGCCAAGCTGGTGACGTTGCTGAGCCGAGAGCGGAAGAAGGGCCCGGCCCCCTGCGACCGGCCCTGA
- the DOK3 gene encoding docking protein 3 isoform X1: protein MEPLETPVKDGILYQQHIKFGKKCWRKVWGLLYAGGPSGVARLESWEVRDGGLGPVGDRSAGPGRRGERRIIRLADCVSVLPADGESCPRDTGAFLLTTTERSHLLAAEHRQAWIGPICQLAFPVSTGQGTGESSSVSGEVEARQRSLVPMEENSIYSSWQEVGEFPVVVQRTEAATRCQLKGPYLLRLGQDALQLSEPASPQALYTWPYCFLRKFGADKGVFSFEAGRRCDSGEGLFAFSSARARDLCGALAAAIARQRERLPGPRPCPLPRATSLPSLEPPGELQEGPPRPEAPGSRKMRTAEPGPQSLPPLLGPAVSEEPPALLYASVCKRASGPPSAAAEHLYENLFAPDAGCRELVHEGPGGGSPPASPIYHNSQDLGWPGAAHDSSLEAQYRRLLELELADNGDEAAGSGRPGAHSGFKAKLVTLLSRERKKGPAPCDRP from the exons AAGTGCTGGCGGAAGGTATGGGGTCTACTCTATGCAGGAGGCCCCTCGGGTGTGGCCCGGCTAGAGAGCTGGGAGGTCCGGGATGGTGGCCTGGGGCCAGTAGGTGACAGGTCGGCGGGGCCTGGCCGGCGGGGAGAACGGCGGATCATCCGCCTGGCTGACTGCGTGTCCGTGCTACCGGCTGATGGCGAGAGCTGCCCCCGGGACACTGGTGCCTTCCTGCTCACCACCACGGAGCGAAGCCACCTGCTGGCTGCAGAGCACCGCCAGGCATGGATAGGCCCCATCTGTCAGCTGGCCTTCCCGGTGAGCACAGGGCAG GGCACAGGGGAGAGTTCCTCGGTATCTGGGGAGGTGGAGGCtcggcagaggagcctagtcCCCATGGAGGAGAACTCCATCTACTCTTCCTGGCAGGAAG TGGGCGAGTTCCCGGTGGTGGTGCAGAGGACGGAGGCAGCCACCCGCTGCCAGCTGAAGGGGCCCTACCTCCTGCGGCTGGGACAGGACGCTCTCCAGCTGAGCGAACCGGCCAGCCCGCAGGCGCTCTACACCTGGCCCTACTGCTTCCTGCGAAAGTTCGGCGCCGACAAG GGCGTGTTCTCCTTTGAAGCCGGCCGCCGCTGCGACTCGGGCGAGGGCCTCTTCGCCTTCAGCAGCGCCCGCGCCCGCGACCTGTGCGGAGCCTTGGCCGCAGCCATCGCCCGCCAGCGGGAGCGGCTCCCGGGGCCCCGGCCCTGCCCTCTGCCGCGGGCCACCTCGCTGCCCTCGCTGGAGCCTCCAGGCGAGCTGCAGGAGGGGCCCCCGCGGCCCGAGGCGCCCGGCTCGCGGAAGATGCGCACGGCCGAGCCCGGGCCACAGAGTCTGCCGCCGCTGCTGGGCCCCGCGGTCTCCGAGGAGCCGCCGGCATTGCTCTACGCGTCCGTGTGCAAGCGGGCCAGCGGGCCCCCAAGCGCCGCCGCGGAACACCTGTACGAGAACTTGTTCGCGCCCGACGCCGGCTGCCGGGAGCTGGTGCACGAGGGCCCGGGCGGCGGCAGCCCCCCGGCCAGCCCCATCTACCACAACAGCCAGGACCTGGGCTGGCCCGGCGCGGCCCACGACAGCAGCCTGGAGGCCCAGTACCGGCGGTTGCTGGAGCTGGAGCTGGCGGATAACGGCGACGAGGCGGCGGGGTCTGGCCGCCCCGGCGCGCACTCAGGCTTCAAGGCCAAGCTGGTGACGTTGCTGAGCCGAGAGCGGAAGAAGGGCCCGGCCCCCTGCGACCGGCCCTGA